The Corynebacterium halotolerans YIM 70093 = DSM 44683 region CGAGGAGCTCAACCGCCGCGCCGGCGCCCAGGGCATCGGCCGACTCGACATGGTCGAGGACCGTCTCGTCGGCATCAAGTCCCGCGAGGTCTACGAGGCCCCGGGCGCCATCGCCCTGATCACCGCACACCAGGCCCTTGAGGACGTCACCATCGAGCGCGAGCTGGCCCGCTACAAGCGCCTGGTCGAGGCCCGCTGGTCCGAGGAGGTCTACGACGGCCTGTGGTACTCCCCGCTCAAGCGCTCCCTGGACGCCTTCATCGAGTCCACCCAGGAGCACGTGACCGGCGACATCCGCATGGTCCTGCACGCCGGCACCGCCACGGTCAACGGCCGCCGCAGCAACCATTCCCTCTACGACTTCAACCTGGCCACCTACGACACCGGCGACACCTTCGACCAGACCCTGGCCAAGGGCTTCGTCGAACTGCACGGCCTGTCCTCCAAGATCGCCAACCGCCGCGACCGCGAGGCCAAGTAAAGGAGCCCGACGTGGAAAAGCACGGAACCAATGAAGGCGCCCTGTGGGGCGGCCGCTTCTCCGGCGGGCCCTCCGAGGCGATGTTCGCCCTGAGCGTGTCCACCCACTTCGACTGGGTGCTCGCCCCCTATGACGTGCTCGCCTCGCAGGCGCACGCGCGGGTGCTGCACAACGCCGGCCTGCTCAGCGACGAGGATCTGGAGACGATGCTCTCCGGCCTCGAGCAGCTCGGCCGCGACGTCGCCGACGGCACTTTCCGTCCGGAGCCCTCGGACGAGGACGTCCACGGCGCGATGGAGCGCGGTCTGATCGACCGCGTCGGCCCCGAGGTCGGTGGTCGCCTGCGGGCGGGACGCTCCCGTAATGACCAGGTGGCCACGCTGTTCCGCATGTGGGTCCGCGACGCCGTCCGCGGCATCGCCGTCGACGTCGCCGAGCTGGTCGACGCCCTCGTCGACCAGGCGAAGGCCCACCCCGAGACGATCATGCCGGGCAAGACCCACTTCCAGGCCGCCCAGCCGGTGCTGTTGGCGCACCAGCTGCTCGCGCACGCCCAGCCGCTGCTGCGGGATCTGGAGCGCATCCGGGACCTGGACAAGCGTCTGGCCGTCTCCCCGTACGGTTCCGGTGCGCTGGCGGGCTCGTCCCTGCACCTGAATCCGGAGGCGATCGCCGAGGAGCTCGGCTTCGACTCCGCCGCGGACAACTCCATCGACGCGACCTCCTCACGCGACTTCGCCTCCGAGACGGCGTTCGTCCTGGCACAGATCGCCGTGGACATGTCGCGGCTGGCTGAGGAGATCATCGCCTGGTGCACCCCGGAGTTCGGCTACGTCACCCTCTCGGACGAGTGGTCGACCGGTTCGTCGATCATGCCGCAGAAGAAGAACCCGGACATCCCGGAGCTCACCCGCGGCAAGACCGGCCGGCTCATCGGCAACCTCGCCGGCCTGATGTCCACCCTCAAAGCGCTCCCGCTGGCCTACAACCGGGATCTGCAGGAGGACAAGGAGCCGGTGGTCGACTCCGTGGCGCAGCTGAACCTGCTGCTGCCGGCCATGACCGGTCTGGTCTCCACGCTGACCTTCCACGAGGACCGCATGCGCGAGCTTGCGCCCGCCGGGTTCACCCTGGCCACCGACCTCGCCGAGTGGATGGTCCGGCAGGGCGTGCCCTTCCGCGAGGCCCACGAGGCCTCCGGCGCGTGCGTGCGCATCGCCGAGTCCCGCGGCGTCGGCCTGGTCGAGCTCACCGACGAGGAGCTCGCGGGCGTCGATGAGCGACTGACGCCCGAGGTGCGTGAGGTGCTCACCATCGACGGCGCCGTGGCCTCACGCGCCACCCGCGGCGGCACCGCCGGCGTGCGGGTCGCTGAGCAGCGCGAGCGGGTCGCCGAGACCTCCCGCGCACACCGCGCGTGGGCGCAGACGCCGGTGCGGCGCTGACACGACCGATCGCTGGAGGCCGGGCAGGGGAGTGGCTCCTGCCCGGCCTCTGCGTATCCGGGGGTTCCGGGGTTGCCTCCACTGCGGCGGGAACGCGCGCGGCGGGTACGATGAGCACTCATGAGTATTGATCCGAAGCTGCTCGATGTGCTCGCCTGCCCGAAGGACAAGGGACCGCTGACCTATCTGGAGAAGGAGCAGATCCTGGTGAACGAGCGGCTCGGCATCGCCTACCGTATCGACGACGGCATCCCCGTCATGCTCATCGACGAGGCCGTCGAGTGGCCGTCGGCCGACTCCCAGCCCTGACACGGCAGATTTCCCCCACATCAACGTTTCGCAGATTTCATTCCATAAGGACCCCACGAACCCCATGAACATCATCGACGAACTGTCCTGGCGCGGGCTGATCAATCAGTCCACCGATCTCGACGAGCTGAAGAAGGCCACCGAAGCGGGACCGATCACCCTGTACTGCGGTTTCGACCCGACCGGCCCCTCGCTTCACGCCGGGCACCTCGTCCCGCTGCTGATGCTGTACCGCTTCCAGCGGGCGGGCCACCGTCCGTTGGTGCTCGCGGGCGGCGCCACCGGCATGATCGGCGATCCACGCGATGTCGGCGAGCGGAGCATGAACGACGCCGGCACCGTCGAAGACTGGGCGGGACGGATCTCAGGGCAGCTCCAGCGCTTCGTGTCCTTCGAGGGCGACAACGCCGCCGTGCTGGTCAACAATAACGACTGGACGAAGGACATGTCCGTCATCAGCTTCCTGCGCGACGTCGGCAAGCATTTCTCCCTGAACACCATGCTCTCCCGCGACACCGTCAAGCGGCGTCTGGAGAATGACGGCATCTCCTACACCGAGTTCTCCTACATGCTGCTGCAGGCCAACGACTTCGTGCAGCTGCGCCGCAACTACGACTGCGTGCTGCAGGTCGGCGGTGGCGACCAGTGGGGCAACCTCGTCGCCGGCGTGGACCTCAACCGCCGTATCGACGGCGCGACCGTGCACGCCCTGACCGTTCCGCTGGTCACCGACTCCGAGGGCAAGAAGTTCGGCAAGTCCACCGGCGGTGGCAGCCTCTGGCTCGACCCCGAGATGACCAGCCCGTACACCTGGTACCAGTACTTCATCAACGCCGCCGACGCCGACGTCATCCGCTACCTGCGCTGGTTCACCTTCCTCACCCAGGAAGAGCTCGCCGAGCTGGAGACCGAGGTCGCCGAGCGCCCGTTCAAGCGTGAGGCGCAGCGTCGACTCGCCCGCGAGATGACCAACCTCGTCCATGGTGAGGAAGCGACCGTGGCGGTCGAGCTGGCCGCCCAGGCCCTGTTCGGCAAGGCCGAGCTGGCCGACCTCGACGAGAGGACCCTCGCGTCCGCGGTATCCGAGACCGAGGTGTTCGAGGTACGGGCCGGAGAGCCCCGCACCATCGTGGACCTGCTCGTCGGCGCCGGCCTGGTCGACTCCCGCGGCGCTGCCCGTCGTGCCATCAAGGAGGGCGGTGCCTACGTCAACAACGTCCGCATCGAGTCCGAGGAGTGGGAGCCGGCTACCGAGGATCTCCTGCACGGCACGTGGCTGGTGCTGCGCCGCGGCAAGAAGAACTTCGCCGGCGTGAAGATCAACGGCTGATTTCCACGGTTTCACCTCGACGTCCCGCCTCCCGAAGCATGGAGGCGGGGCGTTTGCGTTTCTGACCTGGGGATTTGTTTGTTCCCGGGGTGCTGAGTACATTTAAGCGAGTCGCCGCGAGGCAGGGGAACACCTCCTGAAGAGCAAGGTGACAGCGAGATTAACTCAAAGTTGACTTCTCTTGAAGAGAATGACTAGAGTTAAAAATCCAGCCGCCAGGAACGAATCCGAGACGATCGGATGAGGGCATGGCGTGTGAATGTTGTGTGAGAACTCAATAGTGTGCCAATGTACTTTTTATTTTTGTCTGTGACGTTGGTTGTGTCGTTGGTTGCCCGGCTGGCCGGTCCCTGTGGGGATGGGTTGGTGGGTGTGTGCCGGGTGGCCTTGTGGAAATGGGGCCACTGTAAAGAAATGACACCACTACTTGGTGGTGGTGTGTGTTTCCGGTGCGTGGACGTGCAACACAATTTGGTTGCGGATGCCGGCCCTTGTTTTCAGCCCCGTCGGGTGTGGGGGTCGGTGGAAGTTTATGCAGTAAAATTATTTTGGACAATCATGAGCGCCACGGCTTTCGGGTCGTGGTGTGCTGGTTGTTCGTTTTGTTGGGTTCGGGCTTTCTACGCCTGGAAACATCCCTTCTTGAGACGGGTCTTGTGCTTGTTTTGAGGTTTGTTTTTTGTGGAGAGTTTGATCCTGGCTCAGGACGAACGCTGGCGGCGTGCTTAACACATGCAAGTCGAACGGAAAGGCCCCTTCGGGGGTACTCGAGTGGCGAACGGGTGAGTAACACGTGGGTGATCTGCCCCGCACTTCGGGATAAGCCTGGGAAACTGGGTCTAATACCGGATAGGACCTTCCTTTAGCGTGGAAGGTGGAAAGTTTTTTCGGTGTGGGATGAGCTCGCGGCCTATCAGCTGGTTGGTGGGGTAATGGCCTACCAAGGCGTCGACGGGTAGCCGGCCTGAGAGGGTGGACGGCCACATTGGGACTGAGATACGGCCCAGACTCCTACGGGAGGCAGCAGTGGGGAATATTGCACAATGGGCGCAAGCCTGATGCAGCGACGCCGCGTGGGGGATGACGGCCTTCGGGTTGTAAACCCCTTTCGCCCACGACGAAGCGTAAGTGACGGTAGTGGGATAAGAAGCACCGGCTAACTACGTGCCAGCAGCCGCGGTAATACGTAGGGTGCGAGCGTTGTCCGGAATTACTGGGCGTAAAGAGCTCGTAGGTGGTTTGTCGCGTCGTCTGTGAAATTCCGGGGCTCAACTCCGGGCGTGCAGGCGATACGGGCATAACTTGAGTGCTGTAGGGGAGACTGGAATTCCTGGTGTAGCGGTGAAATGCGCAGATATCAGGAGGAACACCGATGGCGAAGGCAGGTCTCTGGGCAGTAACTGACGCTGAGGAGCGAAAGCATGGGTAGCGAACAGGATTAGATACCCTGGTAGTCCATGCCGTAAACGGTGGGCGCTAGGTGTAGGGGACTTCCACGTCTTCTGTGCCGTAGCTAACGCATTAAGCGCCCCGCCTGGGGAGTACGGCCGCAAGGCTAAAACTCAAAGGAATTGACGGGGGCCCGCACAAGCGGCGGAGCATGTGGATTAATTCGATGCAACGCGAAGAACCTTACCTGGGCTTGACATACACCGGACCGGGCCAGAGATGGTCCTTCCCTTGTGGCCGGTGTACAGGTGGTGCATGGTTGTCGTCAGCTCGTGTCGTGAGATGTTGGGTTAAGTCCCGCAACGAGCGCAACCCTTGTCTTATGTTGCCAGCACGTGATGGTGGGGACTCATGAGAGACTGCCGGGGTCAACTCGGAGGAAGGTGGGGATGACGTCAAATCATCATGCCCCTTATGTCCAGGGCTTCACACATGCTACAATGGTCGGTACAGCAGGTCGCGAACCCGTGAGGGTGAGCCAATCCTCGTTAAAGCCGGCCTCAGTTCGGATTGGGGTCTGCAACTCGACCCCATGAAGTCGGAGTCGCTAGTAATCGCAGATCAGCAACGCTGCGGTGAATACGTTCCCGGGCCTTGTACACACCGCCCGTCACGTCATGAAAGTTGGTAACACCCGAAGCCAGCGGCCCAACCGGTTTACCGGAGGGAGCTGTCGAAGGTGGGATCGGCGATTGGGACGAAGTCGTAACAAGGTAGCCGTACCGGAAGGTGCGGCTGGATCACCTCCTTTCTAAGGAGCATAAACAAGTCGGCCCGCGCG contains the following coding sequences:
- the tyrS gene encoding tyrosine--tRNA ligase; amino-acid sequence: MNIIDELSWRGLINQSTDLDELKKATEAGPITLYCGFDPTGPSLHAGHLVPLLMLYRFQRAGHRPLVLAGGATGMIGDPRDVGERSMNDAGTVEDWAGRISGQLQRFVSFEGDNAAVLVNNNDWTKDMSVISFLRDVGKHFSLNTMLSRDTVKRRLENDGISYTEFSYMLLQANDFVQLRRNYDCVLQVGGGDQWGNLVAGVDLNRRIDGATVHALTVPLVTDSEGKKFGKSTGGGSLWLDPEMTSPYTWYQYFINAADADVIRYLRWFTFLTQEELAELETEVAERPFKREAQRRLAREMTNLVHGEEATVAVELAAQALFGKAELADLDERTLASAVSETEVFEVRAGEPRTIVDLLVGAGLVDSRGAARRAIKEGGAYVNNVRIESEEWEPATEDLLHGTWLVLRRGKKNFAGVKING
- the argH gene encoding argininosuccinate lyase gives rise to the protein MEKHGTNEGALWGGRFSGGPSEAMFALSVSTHFDWVLAPYDVLASQAHARVLHNAGLLSDEDLETMLSGLEQLGRDVADGTFRPEPSDEDVHGAMERGLIDRVGPEVGGRLRAGRSRNDQVATLFRMWVRDAVRGIAVDVAELVDALVDQAKAHPETIMPGKTHFQAAQPVLLAHQLLAHAQPLLRDLERIRDLDKRLAVSPYGSGALAGSSLHLNPEAIAEELGFDSAADNSIDATSSRDFASETAFVLAQIAVDMSRLAEEIIAWCTPEFGYVTLSDEWSTGSSIMPQKKNPDIPELTRGKTGRLIGNLAGLMSTLKALPLAYNRDLQEDKEPVVDSVAQLNLLLPAMTGLVSTLTFHEDRMRELAPAGFTLATDLAEWMVRQGVPFREAHEASGACVRIAESRGVGLVELTDEELAGVDERLTPEVREVLTIDGAVASRATRGGTAGVRVAEQRERVAETSRAHRAWAQTPVRR
- a CDS encoding Trm112 family protein, whose amino-acid sequence is MSIDPKLLDVLACPKDKGPLTYLEKEQILVNERLGIAYRIDDGIPVMLIDEAVEWPSADSQP